A single window of Balaenoptera acutorostrata chromosome X, mBalAcu1.1, whole genome shotgun sequence DNA harbors:
- the LOC103008095 gene encoding G-protein coupled receptor-associated sorting protein 2 — MTGAEIEPGVQAKPEKKPGEEVGGGAERENEVPMVVRPKVRTQATPGARPKTESKAMAGARPKTESKAVAGARPKTESQAMAGARPKAESQTMAGARPKTESQAMGGTRPKTEARAVGGARPKTEAKAIPGARPKDEAQAWAQTEFGAEAMSQAEGVSQTNAVTWPLVNTESGSAAKPMALSVDRELVSVDTETFPGSQVQTGIQPWFGSGEETNMGSWCYPRSRAREEASNESGFWSADETSTMSSFWAGEEASIRSWPREEANTRSRHRAKHQPNPRSRPRFKQEPYIDSWSGSEEESGNPFCLWAGENTNNLFRPRVRDEANMRSKLRTKREDFFESESEDEYYKESWFLPGEEANSRFRPRDKEESNTVLKPRAQKDVNNSDRVKQEPRFEEEVIIGSWFWAEKEVSMEAGASAICESEPGAEEGAIGGSLFWAEEKSSLGAVAREETRPESEEDAIFGSWFWDRDEACFDLNPHPVYKASPRFRDTAEEEVNVSSRPQTWEEVTVEFKPGPCHGIGFPSPSPFRIPEEAASVYSEMFEGKPKNMEVTPGGEEQESLLQPDQPDPEFPFQYDPSYRSVREIREHLRTRESAEPESWSCSCIQCELKIGPEEFEELLLLMDKIRDPFIHEISKIAMGMRTASQFTRDFIRDSGVVSLIETLLNYPSSRVRTSFLENMIHMAPPYPNLNMIETFICQVCEETLAHSVGSPEQLLGLRMLRHLTTTTDYHTLVANYMSGFLSLLTTGNARTKFHVLKMLLNLSENPMVAKKLFSAKALSIFVGLFNIEETNDNIQIVIKMFQNISSIIKNGTMSLIDDDFSLEPLISAFHEFEKLAEELQVQIDNQNDPEVGQQS, encoded by the coding sequence ATGACTGGGGCTGAGATTGAGCCTGGTGTCCAGGCCAAGCCTGAAAAGAAGCCTGGAGAAgaagttgggggtggggctgagagagagaatgaagtcCCAATGGTGGTCAGACCCAAGGTTAGGACCCAGGCCACACCTGGGGCAAGGCCTAAAACTGAGTCCAAGGCTATGGCTGGGGCAAGGCCCAAAACCGAGTCTAAGGCAGTGGCTGGGGCAAGGCCTAAAACTGAGTCCCAGGCAATGGCTGGGGCAAGACCCAAAGCTGAGTCGCAGACAATGGCCGGGGCAAGGCCCAAAACTGAATCCCAGGCAATGGGAGGGACAAGACCCAAAACTGAAGCCAGGGCAGTAGGTGGGGCACGTCCTAAGACTGAAGCCAAGGCAATCCCTGGGGCAAGGCCCAAGGATGAAGCCCAGGCTTGGGCCCAGACTGAGTTTGGGGCTGAGGCAATGTCACAAGCAGAGGGCGTGTCTCAGACCAATGCAGTAACCTGGCCACTGGTCAATACTGAGTCTGGGTCAGCTGCTAAACCTATGGCCCTATCTGTGGATAGGGAACTGGTCAGTGTAGACACTGAGACCTTTCCTGGCTCCCAGGTTCAGACAGGAATCCAACCCTGGTTTGGATCAGGGGAGGAAACTAATATGGGGTCTTGGTGCTATCCCAGGTCCAGGGCCAGAGAGGAGGCCTCTAATGAGTCTGGATTCTGGTCAGCAGATGAGACCTCTACAATGTCCTCTTTCTGGGCTGGAGAAGAGGCCAGTATCAGATCATGGCCTAGGGAAGAGGCCAATACCAGGTCCAGGCACAGGGCCAAACATCAGCCTAATCCCAGATCCAGGCCCAGATTCAAGCAAGAACCCTATATTGATTCCTGGTCTGGGTCTGAGGAAGAGTCTGGCAACCCATTCTGCTTGTGGGCTGGAGAAAATACCAATAATTTGTTCAGGCCCAGAGTCAGAGATGAGGCAAATATGAGGTCCAAGCTCAGGACAAAGAGAGAGGACTTTTTTGAATCTGAGTCTGAAGACGAGTACTATAAAGAGTCTTGGTTTTTGCCTGGAGAAGAGGCCAATAGTAGATTCAGGCCCAGAGACAAGGAAGAGTCTAATACTGTCTTGAAGCCCAGGGCCCAGAAAGATGTTAATAACAGTGACAGGGTCAAACAAGAGCCCAGGTTTGAGGAGGAAGTCATTATTGGGTCCTGGTTCTGGGCAGAGAAAGAGGTCAGTATGGAGGCTGGGGCTTCAGCCATTTGTGAATCTgagccaggggctgaggagggggcCATTGGTGGATCCTTGTTCTGGGCGGAGGAGAAGTCCAGTTTGGGTGCTGTGGCCAGAGAAGAGACCAGGCCAGAGTCTGAAGAAGATGCCATATTTGGGTCCTGGTTCTGGGACAGGGATGAGGCCTGCTTTGACTTAAATCCCCATCCTGTGTACAAGGCTAGCCCCAGGTTCAGAGATACAGCTGAGGAGGAAGTTAATGTATCATCCAGGCCCCAAACCTGGGAAGAGGTCACTGTTGAATTCAAACCTGGTCCTTGTCATGGGATTGGCTTCCCATCCCCAAGCCCCTTTAGAATTCCTGAAGAAGCAGCATCCGTATACTCTGAAATGTTTGAGGGAAAGCCCAAGAATATGGAAGTTACCCCAGGAGGGGAAGAGCAGGAATCTTTGCTTCAGCCTGATCAGCCTGACCCTGAGTTCCCATTTCAATATGATCCATCCTACCGGTCAGTCAGGGAAATTCGAGAGCATCTTAGGACCAGGGAGAGTGCAGAGCCTGAGAGTTGGTCCTGCAGCTGCATACAGTGTGAGCTTAAAATTGGTCCTGAAGAGTTTGAAGAACTCCTTCTATTAATGGACAAAATTCGAGATCCTTTCATTCATGAAATATCTAAGATTGCAATGGGTATGAGGACTGCTTCTCAGTTTACCCGTGATTTCATTCGCGATTCAGGAGTTGTCTCACTTATTGAAACTTTGCTCAATTATCCCTCCTCCCGAGTTAGGACAAGTTTTTTGGAAAATATGATTCATATGGCTCCACCTTACCCAAATCTAAACATGATTGAGACATTCATATGTCAAGTGTGTGAGGAAACCCTTGCTCATAGCGTGGGTTCCCCTGAGCAGCTGCTTGGATTAAGGATGCTTAGACACCTCACTACAACTACAGACTATCACACACTGGTTGCCAATTATATGTCTGGGTTTCTCTCCTTATTAACCACAGGCAATGCAAGAACAAAGTTTCACGTTCTGAAAATGTTATTGAATTTGTCTGAAAATCCTATGGTGGCAAAAAAACTATTCAGTGCCAAGGCTCTATCGATATTTGTGGGTCTCTTTAACATAGAAGAGACAAATGATAACATTCAAATTGTTATTAAAATGTTTCAGAATATCAGTAGTATTATAAAAAATGGAACAATGTCCTTAATTGATGATGATTTCAGTCTTGAGCCGCTTATTTCTGCATTCCATGAATTTGAGAAGTTAGCTGAGGAACTGCAAGTCCAAATAGACAATCAGAATGATCCTGAGGTGGGACAGCAAAGCTAA
- the LOC103007802 gene encoding 2-iminobutanoate/2-iminopropanoate deaminase-like, with translation MSSLIRKVISTAKAPAAIGPYSQAVLVNRTIYISGQLGMDPASGQLVPGGVAEEAKQALTNMDEILKASCDFTNVVKTTVLLADINDFNTVNDIYKQYFQSNFPARAAYQVAALPKGGRVEIEAVAVQGPLVTASL, from the coding sequence ATGTCGTCTTTGATCAGAAAGGTGATCAGCACCGCAAAAGCCCCAGCGGCCATTGGTCCCTACAGTCAGGCTGTGTTAGTCAACAGGACCATTTACATTTCAGGACAGCTAGGCATGGATCCTGCAAGTGGACAGCTTGTGCCAGGAGGGGTGGCAGAAGAGGCTAAACAAGCTCTTACAAACATGGATGAAATTCTGAAAGCGAGCTGTGACTTCACGAATGTGGTAAAAACAACTGTTTTGCTGGCTGACATAAACGACTTCAATACTGTCAAtgacatctacaaacaatatttCCAGAGTAATTTTCCTGCAAGAGCTGCTTACCAGGTTGCTGCTTTGCCCAAAGGAGGCCGTGTTGAGATTGAAGCAGTAGCTGTCCAAGGACCTCTCGTGACAGCATCACTCTAA